A section of the Geoanaerobacter pelophilus genome encodes:
- a CDS encoding response regulator produces the protein MNTNRPSILCVEDNPDALNLMLSMLSVKFSNLNIYSALDGESGFRLFKENNPIIVITDLSMQGMDGFELANNIKKLEPQAFIIGVSAHSRSGYDIKSKLQFDCYLHKPVNFVELSNVIQKVIDIKTLSNLQR, from the coding sequence ATGAACACAAATAGACCAAGTATTTTATGTGTTGAAGATAACCCTGATGCTTTGAATCTTATGTTATCAATGTTATCGGTTAAATTTTCAAACCTAAACATTTATTCTGCCCTGGATGGAGAGTCTGGGTTTCGGCTGTTTAAAGAGAATAATCCTATAATTGTCATTACAGATCTATCGATGCAAGGAATGGATGGCTTCGAGTTGGCTAACAATATCAAAAAACTCGAACCGCAAGCATTTATAATAGGAGTATCAGCGCACAGCAGATCAGGTTATGATATAAAATCTAAACTTCAATTTGACTGTTATCTACACAAACCAGTCAATTTCGTCGAATTGTCTAATGTGATTCAAAAGGTCATCGACATAAAGACTCTGAGCAATTTACAGAGATAG